The following proteins come from a genomic window of Montipora foliosa isolate CH-2021 chromosome 2, ASM3666993v2, whole genome shotgun sequence:
- the LOC137992776 gene encoding peptidyl-prolyl cis-trans isomerase FKBP8-like: MEVGPQPKFDHEKGEIDSLPEDNNAVNTDNFRDELKSLEKHGVDERKIPRMNGSKIYNSNSVECEEKTATSSNELNGIATNDQPTTENPNSNSLLAQKEEDLPRSDSDEGDIASSTLAQVIDQALHETNSQVIKPEINGSPGTESGSHRSSDKNSKEEYRKIKNEVTGEGETSESEGEANGFKDTTAEKEATANDNVDKDTWMDILGNGLLKKRVLQEGKGQDTRPDRGQVVTLQVAGRTEDGTAVDWNRNLEFILGEGEVIQAFDLAVALMELDEVCELVTDPKYAYGKAGKPDGNPPIPPDAKLTYELQLLATRDGPNVANMTDEQKLIIGEKKREIGNNLYTSGDYAGAISSYQRALKYLSSSLSKEVQSLRVKCWNNMAAAQLKIKAFSAAEKSCSQVLQIDPNNVKALFRKGKVLAANGETESALVYVKKADQFDPGNKTIRGELNRLKQLLALEKQSERSMYQRMVGDLTGRNGKKDNRTIFGWPLVFGATVVALGGILMAVYLTRH; the protein is encoded by the exons ATGGAGGTTGGTCCTCAGCCGAAATTTGACCATGAAAAAGGCGAAATTGATTCACTTCCAGAGGACAACAACGCAGTGAATACTGATAATTTCAGAGATGAGTTGAAATCACTAGAGAAGCATGGAGTAGACGAACGAAAGATTCCTCGGATGAACGGAAGTAAGATCTACAATTCAAATTCGGTTGAGTGTGAAGAAAAAACTGCAACGTCTTCTAACGAATTGAACGGCATCGCAACAAATGACCAACCTACAACAGAAAACCCAAATTCGAACTCTTTGTTAGCACAGAAAGAGGAGGATCTACCGAGAAGTGACAGTGACGAGGGCGATATTGCTTCAAGTACTTTAGCTCAAGTAATAGATCAAGCTCTTCATGAAACGAATTCCCAAGTCATTAAGCCTGAAATCAATGGTAGTCCAGGTACTGAAAGTGGAAGCCACAGATCGTCTGACAAGAATAGTAAAGAGGAGTATAGAAAAATCAAGAACGAGGTAACAGGGGAGGGAGAAACATCGGAGAGTGAAGGAGAGGCGAATGGTTTCAAAGATACAACTGCGGAAAAGGAGGCCACTGCAAATGATAATGTCGATAAAGACACGTGGATGGATATTCTAGGAAATGGACTTCTTAAGAAAAGG GTCTTGCAAGAAGGGAAAGGACAAGATACCAGACCAGACAGAGGCCAAGTAGTCACACTTCAAGTTGCTGGGCGTACAGAAGATGGTACAGCTGTCGACTGGAACAGAAATTTGGAGTTCATACTGGGAGAAGGAGAAGTTATTCAAG CTTTTGACTTAGCAGTGGCACTCATGGAGTTGGATGAAGTGTGTGAACTTGTTACAGATCCTAAATATGCCTATGGAAAAGCTGGAAA GCCAGATGGAAATCCACCCATCCCCCCTGATGCTAAACTGACTTATGAACTACAGCTGTTAGCAACACGAGATGGACCTAACGTTGCCAATATGACAGATGAACAAAAACTCATCATTGG agagaaaaagagagaaattgGCAACAACTTGTACACTAGTGGTGACTATGCTGGAGCAATTAGCAGTTATCAAAG GGCCCTTAAATATCTGTCATCGTCACTTTCCAAG GAAGTTCAAAGCTTGCGTGTGAAGTGTTGGAACAATATGGCTGCTGCTCAGTTGAAG ATAAAAGCGTTCTCTGCAGCTGAGAAATCCTGCTCTCAAGTGTTACAGATTGATCCTAATAATGTCAAAGCTTTGTTTAGAAAAGGAAAG GTGTTAGCGGCCAATGGTGAAACTGAAAGTGCTCTAGTGTATGTCAAGAAGGCAGATCAGTTTGACCCTGGCAATAAA ACCATCCGAGGAGAACTTAATAGATTAAAACAGTTACTGGCATTGGAAAAACAGAGTGAGAGAAGTATGTATCAGCGAATGGTGGGAGACCTGACTGGCCGAAACGGCAAAAAAGATAACCGCACG ATATTTGGATGGCCTTTAGTGTTTGGAGCCACCGTAGTTGCTCTTGGAGGCATTCTTATGGCTGTGTATCTCACTAGACATTGA